A section of the Streptomyces sp. NBC_00178 genome encodes:
- a CDS encoding TIGR00730 family Rossman fold protein: protein MNICVFLSAADLDDRYTGPAREFAELLGRGGHTLVWGGSESGLMKVVADGVQEAGGRLVGVSVDFLAAKARTDADEMVIAKDLAERKALLLEKADAVVIMVGGTGTLDEATEILELKKHGKHAKPVVLLNTAGFYDGLRQQFQRMDDEGFLPLPLTDLVFFAKDAVGALAYLEESGGLG from the coding sequence ATGAACATCTGCGTCTTCCTCTCCGCCGCCGACCTCGACGACCGCTACACCGGGCCCGCACGCGAGTTCGCCGAGCTGCTGGGCCGGGGCGGGCACACCCTGGTCTGGGGCGGGTCCGAGAGCGGGCTGATGAAGGTCGTGGCCGACGGGGTGCAGGAGGCCGGCGGGCGGCTCGTCGGGGTCTCGGTCGACTTCCTTGCGGCGAAGGCGCGGACGGACGCCGACGAGATGGTGATCGCCAAGGACCTGGCCGAGCGCAAGGCCCTGCTCCTGGAGAAGGCCGACGCCGTCGTGATCATGGTCGGGGGAACCGGCACGCTCGACGAGGCGACCGAGATCCTCGAACTGAAGAAGCACGGCAAGCACGCCAAGCCCGTCGTGCTGCTCAACACCGCCGGGTTCTACGACGGTCTGCGCCAGCAGTTCCAGCGCATGGACGACGAGGGTTTCCTGCCGCTGCCCCTCACCGACCTGGTGTTCTTCGCGAAGGACGCCGTCGGCGCGCTCGCCTACCTGGAGGAGTCCGGCGGCCTGGGGTGA
- a CDS encoding SDR family oxidoreductase: MPTHLITGAGSGIGEAVARRLRERGDDLVLLARNAARARELAALHPGARTLVGDLDNPDRLSWAFGQQTMPDRLDSLLHVAGVVELGRIGELTPKAWHFQINANLIAPAELTRLLLPQVRVSQGHVVFVNSGAGLAAHAEWGAYAASKHGLKALADSLRHEEHGSGVRVTTVYPGRTASPMQAKVHQQEGKEYDASRWIDPESVATTIVMALDLPRDAEVTDLTVRPGR; this comes from the coding sequence ATGCCTACTCATCTCATCACCGGCGCCGGCTCCGGAATCGGCGAGGCCGTCGCCCGCCGCCTCCGGGAACGCGGCGACGACCTCGTGCTGCTCGCCCGCAACGCCGCCCGCGCCAGGGAACTGGCTGCGCTCCACCCCGGCGCCCGCACGCTCGTCGGCGACCTGGACAACCCCGACCGGCTCTCCTGGGCCTTCGGCCAGCAGACGATGCCCGACCGCCTCGACTCGCTGCTCCACGTCGCGGGAGTCGTCGAACTCGGCCGGATCGGCGAACTCACCCCGAAAGCCTGGCACTTCCAGATCAACGCCAATCTGATCGCCCCCGCCGAACTGACCCGGCTGCTGCTGCCCCAGGTGCGCGTCTCCCAGGGCCACGTCGTGTTCGTGAACTCCGGCGCCGGGCTGGCCGCGCACGCCGAATGGGGTGCCTACGCGGCCAGCAAGCACGGCCTCAAGGCGCTCGCCGACTCGCTGCGCCACGAGGAGCACGGCTCCGGGGTCCGCGTCACCACCGTCTACCCGGGCCGTACGGCGAGCCCCATGCAGGCCAAGGTCCACCAGCAGGAGGGCAAGGAGTACGACGCCTCGCGCTGGATCGACCCCGAGTCGGTGGCCACGACGATCGTGATGGCGCTCGATCTGCCCCGGGACGCCGAGGTCACCGACCTGACGGTCCGCCCCGGCCGCTGA
- a CDS encoding methionine synthase, protein MSEKSGFSASAATGIGSMPGGDARETARTVTGSFADGQGMPYLGELPARGPGADMTGRTIGMLVDLYGHVEPSGWRVSDRPGRDTRRARSWLGEDLDALEEFTQGYEGLLKVQAVGPWTLAAGLELRGGEAMLGDPGACRDLAGSLAEGLRSHLAEVRRRIPGAEVVLQLDEPSLTAVLRGRVRSASGYRTYRAVDRQVVEGALRDLLAVNGSSPTVVHSCAPEVPFALLRRAGAGGVSFDFSLLTEREEEAIGEAVEGGTQLFLGVVPGLDGASTALSDPGGSVKEVRTLWSRLGLNPGTLSESVVITPSCGLAGASPAYARAALAHCARAAKSLADNPE, encoded by the coding sequence GTGAGCGAGAAGAGCGGGTTCAGCGCGAGTGCAGCCACCGGGATCGGGTCCATGCCGGGAGGGGACGCCCGGGAGACGGCCAGAACCGTGACGGGGTCCTTCGCCGACGGCCAGGGCATGCCGTACCTGGGGGAGCTGCCCGCGCGGGGACCCGGGGCCGACATGACCGGCCGGACGATCGGCATGCTCGTCGACCTGTACGGCCACGTCGAGCCCAGCGGCTGGCGCGTCAGCGACCGGCCCGGCCGCGACACCCGGCGCGCCCGCTCCTGGCTGGGCGAGGACCTCGACGCCCTGGAGGAGTTCACCCAGGGCTACGAAGGGCTGCTCAAGGTCCAGGCCGTCGGCCCCTGGACCCTGGCGGCAGGGCTCGAACTGCGCGGCGGGGAGGCCATGCTCGGCGACCCGGGGGCCTGCCGCGACCTGGCGGGCTCCCTCGCCGAGGGCCTGCGCTCCCACCTCGCCGAGGTGCGGCGCAGGATTCCCGGCGCGGAGGTCGTGCTCCAGCTCGACGAGCCCTCCCTGACCGCCGTACTGCGCGGGCGGGTGAGGTCCGCGAGCGGCTACCGCACCTACCGCGCGGTGGACCGGCAGGTCGTCGAAGGAGCGCTGCGCGACCTGCTCGCCGTCAACGGCTCCTCGCCCACGGTCGTCCACTCGTGCGCCCCCGAGGTGCCCTTCGCGCTGCTGCGCCGGGCCGGAGCGGGGGGCGTCTCCTTCGACTTCTCGCTGCTCACCGAGCGTGAGGAGGAGGCGATCGGGGAAGCCGTCGAGGGCGGTACCCAGCTCTTCCTCGGCGTGGTTCCCGGTCTCGACGGCGCCTCGACCGCATTGTCGGACCCTGGCGGTAGCGTCAAGGAGGTCAGGACGTTGTGGAGCAGGCTGGGGCTGAATCCGGGGACTCTCAGCGAGTCCGTCGTGATCACTCCGTCCTGCGGGCTCGCGGGGGCGTCGCCCGCGTACGCGCGCGCCGCGCTCGCCCACTGCGCCCGGGCCGCGAAGTCGCTCGCAGACAACCCTGAGTAA
- the ligA gene encoding NAD-dependent DNA ligase LigA, with product MAGEEQAQQLTGVPAEVREQHALLAEQIEDHRFRYYVKDQPVVSDAEFDRLMRALEAVEDEHPALRTPDSPTQKVAGPYTTEFTSVEHRERLLSLDNAFDDAELAAWAERVAKDVGRGGYHFLCELKVDGLAVNLTYEHGRLTRAATRGDGRTGEDITPNVRTIAEIPHRLEGDRIPALVEIRGEVFFPMEAFEGLNARLVEAGDKPFANPRNAAAGSLRQKDPKVTATRPLHMVVHGIGAREGFDIDRLSQAYDLLREWGLPTARHNKVVETLDEVREFIGYFGEHRQSVEHEIDGVVIKLDEIPLQGRLGSTSRAPRWAIAWKYAPQEVNTKLVNIRVGVGRTGRVTPYAQVEPVEVAGSEVEFATLHNQNVVKAKGVLIGDTVVLRKAGDVIPEILGPVVDLRDGGEREFVMPSECPECGTALRPMKEGDIDLRCPNARSCPAQLRERLAYLAGRKCLDIDHFGYVAAAALTRPLEPAEPPLLDEGDLFGLTVEQLLPIRAYVLDPDSGLPKRDPKTGEEKIATVFANQQGEPKKNALGMLEGIAAAKEAPLARILTGLSIRHVGPVAAVELARQFRSVDRIDEASEEELAAADGVGPIIAASVKQWFAEDWHREILRKWREAGVRMEDEGAGADEGPRPLEGLTVVVTGTLATHTRDGAKDALQSLGAKVTGSVSKKTSFVVVGDNPGSKYDKAMQLKVPVLDEDGFAVLLGQGPDAAREAAVPAEA from the coding sequence ATGGCCGGCGAAGAGCAGGCACAGCAGCTGACCGGTGTGCCGGCGGAGGTGCGTGAGCAGCACGCACTCCTCGCCGAGCAGATCGAGGACCACCGCTTCCGCTATTACGTGAAGGACCAGCCGGTCGTCAGCGACGCCGAGTTCGACCGGCTGATGCGCGCGCTGGAGGCCGTCGAGGACGAGCACCCCGCGCTGCGCACCCCGGACTCGCCGACCCAGAAGGTCGCGGGCCCGTACACCACGGAGTTCACCTCCGTCGAGCACCGGGAGCGCCTGCTCTCCCTGGACAACGCCTTCGACGACGCGGAACTCGCGGCCTGGGCCGAGCGTGTGGCCAAGGACGTGGGCCGGGGCGGCTACCACTTCCTGTGCGAGCTCAAGGTGGACGGGCTCGCGGTCAACCTCACCTACGAGCACGGCAGGCTGACCCGCGCGGCGACCCGCGGCGACGGCCGCACGGGCGAGGACATCACCCCCAACGTCCGTACGATCGCCGAGATCCCGCACCGCCTCGAAGGCGACCGGATTCCCGCCCTCGTCGAGATCCGCGGGGAGGTCTTCTTCCCCATGGAGGCCTTCGAAGGGCTCAACGCCCGGCTCGTCGAGGCCGGTGACAAGCCCTTCGCCAACCCGCGGAACGCGGCGGCGGGCTCGCTCAGGCAGAAGGACCCCAAGGTCACCGCAACCCGCCCGCTGCACATGGTGGTGCACGGCATCGGCGCCCGCGAGGGCTTCGACATCGACCGCCTCTCACAGGCCTACGACCTGCTGAGGGAGTGGGGCCTGCCCACCGCCCGGCACAACAAGGTCGTCGAGACGCTCGACGAGGTGCGGGAGTTCATCGGTTACTTCGGCGAGCACCGCCAGTCCGTCGAGCACGAGATCGACGGCGTCGTCATCAAGCTCGACGAGATCCCCCTCCAGGGCAGGCTCGGCTCCACCTCCCGCGCGCCGCGCTGGGCCATCGCCTGGAAGTACGCCCCGCAGGAGGTCAACACCAAGCTGGTCAACATCCGCGTGGGCGTGGGACGCACCGGCCGGGTCACGCCCTACGCCCAGGTGGAGCCCGTGGAGGTGGCGGGGTCGGAGGTGGAGTTCGCCACCCTCCACAACCAGAACGTCGTGAAGGCCAAGGGCGTCCTCATCGGGGACACGGTGGTGCTCCGCAAGGCGGGCGACGTCATCCCCGAGATCCTCGGCCCGGTCGTCGACCTCCGCGACGGCGGCGAGCGCGAGTTCGTCATGCCGTCGGAGTGCCCCGAGTGCGGGACGGCGCTGCGCCCCATGAAGGAGGGCGACATCGACCTCCGCTGCCCCAACGCCCGCTCGTGCCCGGCCCAGTTGAGGGAGCGGCTGGCATACCTGGCCGGCCGGAAGTGCCTGGACATCGACCACTTCGGCTACGTGGCCGCGGCGGCCCTGACCAGGCCGCTGGAACCCGCCGAGCCGCCGCTGCTGGACGAGGGCGACCTCTTCGGGCTGACGGTGGAGCAGCTGCTGCCCATCCGGGCGTACGTCCTGGACCCGGACAGCGGCCTGCCCAAGCGCGACCCGAAGACGGGCGAGGAGAAGATCGCCACCGTCTTCGCCAACCAGCAGGGCGAGCCGAAGAAGAACGCCCTCGGCATGCTGGAAGGCATCGCCGCCGCCAAGGAGGCACCGCTCGCCCGGATCCTGACCGGGCTCTCGATCCGCCACGTGGGACCGGTGGCCGCGGTGGAACTGGCCCGCCAGTTCCGCTCCGTCGACCGGATCGACGAGGCGTCCGAGGAGGAACTGGCCGCGGCCGACGGGGTCGGGCCCATCATCGCCGCCTCGGTCAAGCAGTGGTTCGCCGAGGACTGGCACCGCGAGATCCTGCGCAAGTGGCGTGAGGCCGGAGTCCGTATGGAGGACGAGGGCGCGGGCGCCGACGAGGGCCCCCGGCCCCTGGAGGGGCTCACCGTGGTCGTCACCGGCACGCTCGCGACGCACACCCGGGACGGTGCCAAGGACGCGCTCCAGAGCCTGGGCGCCAAGGTCACCGGCTCGGTGTCGAAGAAGACCTCCTTCGTCGTGGTGGGTGACAACCCGGGGTCGAAGTACGACAAGGCGATGCAGCTCAAGGTGCCCGTCCTCGACGAGGACGGCTTCGCCGTGCTCCTCGGACAGGGGCCGGATGCGGCCAGGGAGGCCGCTGTTCCCGCGGAGGCCTGA
- a CDS encoding putative bifunctional diguanylate cyclase/phosphodiesterase codes for MEPTESAAPVSRLQGFVGLTSRAGTVIVAVAALQLATGFYRTVQDGRALFPDGAAGWSLALLTGIIVGHLVALGRDRWWGGTGSGAALTLAVLLLYGWVPAGLVSLVVVVLVGMARRHRWWQGLLHGAVDILGVGAAALVLSAFGEAPTVETPWRPLHWGIAALPEVLLAAAVYLLVTRALLWYARASRTGGLPTIARTALLRQGLVAVALLGIAPLICVVASATPVLLPLFAVPLIALDSTLWIARARAEEQLRDPLTGLPNRQWLLERTWTALEETRGTGTRSALVLIDLDRFRAVNDTLGHLAGDRLLLQIAERLRLALPRGAEAARLGGDEFAVLLPTADSTTSAQRVARHLVAALSSPLDLDGLTLVLEASAGVAVHPDHALDAEGLLRRADVAMYQAKRDRTGVEVYESKRDSNTPDRLGLLGDLRRALDAREVELHYQPKVRFDGQVAGLEALVRWVHPERGRVPPDEFIAIAESSGLMPHLTEYVLETALAQVARWRAQGLFVPVAVNVSPRDVHTPGFAGSVAARLARHGVPAGSLQLEITEHVLLEDPQRAADTLAGLTAHGVKMSLDDFGTGYSSLVHLRKLPVSELKIDRSFVARLAVDHEDAEIVRCTIDLAHSLGLIVVAEGVEDDETWERLRDLHCDAVQGWLVAAAMPPQETTAWLRARGEHGWRRPSELRAAAVLPELEPRSAGRALNPGPATA; via the coding sequence ATGGAACCGACCGAGAGCGCCGCACCGGTGTCGCGGCTGCAGGGTTTCGTGGGCCTGACGTCACGGGCGGGCACGGTGATCGTGGCGGTCGCCGCACTCCAGCTCGCCACCGGGTTCTACCGGACGGTCCAGGACGGACGCGCCCTGTTCCCCGACGGCGCCGCGGGCTGGTCGCTCGCCCTGCTCACCGGGATCATCGTGGGACATCTGGTCGCCCTCGGGCGCGACCGCTGGTGGGGCGGCACCGGTTCCGGTGCCGCCCTCACGCTTGCGGTCCTCCTGCTCTACGGCTGGGTGCCGGCCGGGCTGGTCAGCCTCGTCGTCGTGGTCCTCGTCGGCATGGCCAGGCGCCACCGCTGGTGGCAGGGCCTGTTACACGGTGCCGTGGACATACTCGGCGTCGGGGCCGCGGCGCTCGTGCTGTCGGCGTTCGGCGAGGCACCCACGGTCGAGACACCCTGGCGGCCACTCCACTGGGGCATCGCGGCCCTGCCGGAGGTGCTGCTCGCCGCAGCGGTGTACCTGCTCGTCACCCGAGCTCTTCTGTGGTACGCCCGGGCCTCCCGGACCGGCGGGCTGCCGACGATCGCCCGTACCGCGCTGCTGCGTCAGGGGCTCGTCGCGGTGGCCCTGCTCGGCATCGCCCCCCTGATCTGCGTGGTGGCCTCGGCCACGCCCGTGCTGCTGCCCCTCTTCGCCGTACCGCTGATCGCCCTCGACTCCACGCTGTGGATCGCCCGGGCGCGGGCCGAGGAGCAGCTGCGCGACCCGCTGACCGGCCTGCCGAACCGGCAGTGGCTGCTGGAGCGGACGTGGACCGCACTGGAGGAGACCCGGGGCACCGGCACCCGGTCCGCGCTCGTCCTGATCGACCTGGACCGCTTCCGGGCCGTCAACGACACCCTCGGACACCTGGCCGGTGACCGGCTCCTGCTCCAGATCGCGGAGCGGCTGCGGCTCGCCCTGCCGCGGGGTGCGGAAGCCGCGCGGCTCGGCGGCGACGAGTTCGCCGTCCTGCTGCCGACGGCGGACTCCACCACCAGCGCCCAGCGCGTCGCACGCCACCTCGTCGCCGCCCTCTCCTCGCCGCTCGACCTCGACGGACTGACCCTGGTGCTGGAGGCGAGCGCCGGGGTCGCCGTCCACCCCGACCACGCCCTCGACGCCGAGGGGCTGCTGCGGCGGGCGGACGTCGCCATGTACCAGGCCAAGCGGGACCGTACGGGCGTCGAGGTCTACGAGTCGAAGCGGGACAGCAACACCCCGGACCGGCTGGGCCTGCTGGGCGACCTGCGCCGCGCCCTGGACGCCCGGGAGGTGGAGCTCCACTACCAGCCGAAGGTCCGCTTCGACGGTCAGGTGGCGGGCCTGGAGGCCCTCGTCCGCTGGGTGCACCCGGAGCGCGGCCGGGTCCCCCCGGACGAGTTCATCGCGATCGCCGAGTCCTCCGGGCTCATGCCCCACCTCACGGAGTACGTGCTGGAGACGGCGCTGGCCCAGGTGGCCCGGTGGCGTGCCCAGGGCCTCTTCGTGCCCGTGGCCGTCAACGTCTCGCCCCGCGACGTCCACACGCCCGGCTTCGCGGGCAGCGTGGCGGCCCGGCTCGCCCGGCACGGCGTGCCTGCGGGGTCGCTGCAGCTGGAGATCACGGAACACGTCCTGCTGGAGGACCCGCAGCGGGCCGCCGACACCCTGGCGGGACTGACGGCGCACGGAGTGAAGATGTCGCTGGACGACTTCGGCACCGGCTACTCCTCCCTCGTCCACCTGCGGAAGCTGCCGGTGAGCGAGCTCAAGATCGACCGTTCGTTCGTGGCGCGGCTGGCCGTGGACCACGAGGACGCCGAGATCGTCCGCTGCACCATCGACCTCGCCCATTCGCTCGGGCTGATCGTGGTCGCCGAGGGCGTGGAGGACGACGAGACCTGGGAGCGGCTGCGGGACCTGCACTGCGACGCCGTGCAGGGCTGGCTCGTCGCGGCCGCGATGCCGCCGCAGGAGACGACGGCCTGGCTGAGGGCACGGGGCGAGCACGGCTGGCGGCGGCCGTCCGAGCTGAGGGCCGCGGCCGTGCTGCCCGAGCTGGAACCCAGGTCCGCGGGGCGCGCGCTCAACCCCGGACCGGCGACCGCCTGA
- the gatC gene encoding Asp-tRNA(Asn)/Glu-tRNA(Gln) amidotransferase subunit GatC, with protein MPGITREEVAHLARLARLELKGEELEHFAGQLDDIIGAVARVSEVADQDVPPTSHPLPLTNVMRADEVRPSLTPEQALSGAPAQEQQRFKVPQILGED; from the coding sequence ATGCCTGGCATCACGCGCGAGGAGGTCGCCCACCTCGCCCGGCTGGCGCGTCTGGAGCTGAAGGGCGAAGAGCTCGAGCACTTCGCCGGTCAGCTCGACGACATCATCGGCGCGGTCGCCCGCGTCTCCGAGGTCGCCGACCAAGACGTACCGCCGACCTCCCACCCGCTGCCGCTGACGAACGTCATGCGCGCGGACGAGGTCCGTCCGTCGCTCACCCCCGAGCAGGCGCTCTCCGGCGCCCCGGCCCAGGAGCAGCAGCGTTTCAAGGTGCCGCAGATCCTGGGGGAGGACTAA
- the gatA gene encoding Asp-tRNA(Asn)/Glu-tRNA(Gln) amidotransferase subunit GatA produces the protein MTDISTIIKLTAAEIAAKIASGELTAVEVTEAHLARIDAIDEKVHAFLHIDREGALAQARAVDAKREAGEKLGPLAGVPLALKDIFTTKDMPTTVGSKILEGWVPPYDATLTRKLKAADVVILGKTNMDEFAMGSSTENSAYGPTGNPWDLTRIPGGSGGGSSAALASFEAPLAIGTDTGGSIRQPAAVTGTVGVKPTYGGVSRYGMVAFSSSLDQGGPCARTVLDAALLHEVIGGHDPLDSTSIDAPVPPVVEAARNGSVQGMRVGVVKQFSGEGYQAGVVQRFNESVELLKSLGATVVELDCPSFDLALSAYYLIAPSECSSNLARFDAMRYGLRVGDDGTRSAEDVTALTREAGFGDEVKRRVILGTYALSSGYYDAYYGSAQKVRTLITRDFEKAFEQVDVIVSPTTPTTAFPIGERADDPMAMYLADLCTIPTNLAGNSAMSLPCGLAPEDGLPVGLQIIAPAMKDDRLYKVGAAVEAAFVEKWGHPLLEEAPSL, from the coding sequence ATGACGGACATCAGCACCATCATCAAGCTCACCGCGGCCGAGATCGCCGCGAAGATCGCCTCCGGCGAGCTGACGGCCGTCGAGGTCACCGAGGCCCACCTGGCCCGGATCGACGCCATCGACGAGAAGGTCCACGCCTTCCTGCACATCGACCGTGAGGGCGCGCTCGCGCAGGCCCGCGCCGTCGACGCCAAGCGTGAGGCGGGCGAGAAGCTCGGCCCGCTGGCCGGCGTCCCGCTCGCGCTCAAGGACATCTTCACCACGAAGGACATGCCGACCACCGTCGGTTCGAAGATCCTCGAGGGCTGGGTCCCGCCCTACGACGCGACCCTCACCAGGAAGCTGAAGGCGGCCGACGTCGTCATCCTCGGCAAGACCAACATGGACGAGTTCGCCATGGGGTCCTCCACCGAGAACAGCGCCTACGGCCCGACCGGGAACCCGTGGGACCTCACCCGCATCCCGGGCGGCTCCGGCGGCGGCTCCTCCGCCGCGCTGGCCTCCTTCGAGGCGCCGCTGGCCATCGGCACGGACACCGGCGGTTCCATCCGCCAGCCCGCCGCCGTCACCGGCACCGTCGGCGTCAAGCCCACCTACGGCGGCGTCTCCCGCTACGGCATGGTCGCCTTCTCGTCCTCCCTCGACCAGGGCGGCCCCTGCGCCCGCACGGTCCTGGACGCGGCGCTCCTGCACGAGGTCATCGGCGGACACGACCCGCTCGACTCGACCTCCATCGACGCGCCGGTCCCGCCGGTCGTCGAGGCCGCGCGCAACGGCTCCGTACAGGGCATGCGCGTCGGCGTCGTCAAGCAGTTCTCGGGCGAGGGCTACCAGGCCGGCGTCGTCCAGCGGTTCAACGAGTCCGTCGAGCTGCTGAAGTCCCTCGGTGCCACGGTCGTCGAGCTCGACTGCCCGTCGTTCGACCTGGCGCTCTCGGCGTACTACCTGATCGCGCCGTCCGAGTGCTCCTCGAACCTCGCCCGCTTCGACGCCATGCGCTACGGCCTGCGGGTCGGCGACGACGGCACGCGCTCCGCCGAGGACGTCACCGCGCTCACCCGCGAGGCCGGCTTCGGCGACGAGGTCAAGCGCCGCGTCATCCTCGGTACGTACGCGCTCAGCTCCGGCTACTACGACGCGTACTACGGCTCGGCCCAGAAGGTCCGCACCCTCATCACCCGGGACTTCGAGAAGGCGTTCGAACAGGTCGACGTCATCGTCTCCCCGACGACGCCCACCACGGCCTTCCCGATCGGCGAGCGCGCCGACGACCCGATGGCGATGTACCTCGCGGACCTGTGCACCATTCCGACCAACCTCGCCGGTAATTCCGCCATGTCGCTTCCCTGCGGCCTGGCCCCGGAGGACGGGCTGCCGGTGGGGCTGCAGATCATCGCCCCCGCCATGAAGGACGACCGGCTGTACAAGGTCGGAGCCGCCGTCGAGGCCGCCTTCGTGGAAAAGTGGGGTCACCCGCTGCTTGAGGAGGCTCCGTCACTGTGA
- the gatB gene encoding Asp-tRNA(Asn)/Glu-tRNA(Gln) amidotransferase subunit GatB, which translates to MTVIDLESYEDALATYDPVMGLEVHVELGTKTKMFCGCSTELKQDANSQTCPVCLGLPGALPVVNEIGVESAIKIGLALNCEIAEWCRFARKNYFYPDMPKNFQTSQYDEPIAFNGYLDVQLEDGEIFRVEIERAHMEEDTGKSTHVGGATGRIHGASHSLLDYNRAGIPLIEIVTKPIEGAGARAPEVAKAYVAELRELIKALGVSEARMEMGQMRCDVNLSLRPHGREAFGTRSETKNVNSLRSVERAARFEIQRHAAVLNSGGTIVQETRHFHEEDGSTTAGRIKDNAEDYRYFPEPDLVPVAPSRAWVEELRKELPELPRLRRQRLKDEWGVNEHDMQSILNAGAVDLIVATTEAGAPSDQARKWWMGELARNANETGRSLDELPVTPAQVARVAALVASGDLNDKLARQVLEGVLAGEGDPDTVVEKRGLKVVSDEGALGTAVDEAIAGNAAIADKIRGGKVAAAGALVGAVMKATRGQADAARVRELILEKLGVEG; encoded by the coding sequence GTGACTGTCATTGACCTGGAGTCGTACGAGGACGCCCTCGCGACGTACGACCCCGTCATGGGCCTCGAGGTCCATGTCGAGCTGGGCACCAAGACCAAGATGTTCTGCGGCTGCTCCACCGAGCTCAAGCAGGACGCCAACTCGCAGACCTGCCCTGTCTGCCTCGGGCTGCCGGGCGCGCTCCCGGTCGTCAACGAGATCGGCGTCGAGTCCGCCATCAAGATCGGGCTCGCGCTGAACTGCGAGATCGCCGAGTGGTGCCGCTTCGCCCGGAAGAACTACTTCTATCCGGACATGCCGAAGAACTTCCAGACCTCGCAGTACGACGAGCCGATCGCCTTCAACGGCTACCTGGACGTCCAGCTGGAGGACGGCGAGATCTTCCGCGTGGAGATCGAGCGCGCCCACATGGAGGAGGACACCGGCAAGTCGACGCACGTCGGCGGTGCCACCGGCCGCATCCACGGCGCCTCCCACTCGCTGCTCGACTACAACCGTGCGGGCATCCCCCTCATCGAGATCGTCACCAAGCCGATCGAGGGAGCGGGCGCACGCGCCCCCGAGGTCGCCAAGGCGTACGTCGCCGAGCTCCGCGAGCTCATCAAGGCGCTCGGCGTCTCCGAGGCCCGCATGGAGATGGGCCAGATGCGCTGCGACGTGAACCTGTCGCTGCGCCCGCACGGCCGCGAGGCGTTCGGTACGCGCTCCGAGACGAAGAACGTCAACTCGCTGCGCTCCGTCGAGCGCGCCGCCCGCTTCGAGATCCAGCGCCACGCCGCGGTGCTGAACTCCGGCGGGACGATCGTGCAGGAGACCCGGCACTTCCACGAGGAGGACGGCTCCACCACGGCCGGCCGCATCAAGGACAACGCCGAGGACTACCGCTACTTCCCCGAGCCGGACCTGGTGCCGGTCGCCCCGTCCCGCGCCTGGGTCGAGGAGCTCCGCAAGGAGCTTCCCGAGCTGCCGCGGCTCCGCCGTCAGCGGCTGAAGGACGAGTGGGGCGTCAACGAGCACGACATGCAGTCCATCCTCAACGCGGGCGCGGTCGACCTGATCGTCGCCACGACCGAGGCGGGCGCGCCGTCCGACCAGGCCCGCAAGTGGTGGATGGGCGAGCTCGCCCGTAACGCCAACGAGACCGGCCGCAGCCTGGACGAGCTGCCGGTCACCCCGGCGCAGGTCGCCCGGGTGGCCGCACTCGTCGCGTCCGGTGACCTCAACGACAAGCTGGCGCGCCAGGTTCTCGAGGGTGTCCTCGCGGGCGAGGGCGACCCGGACACCGTCGTCGAGAAGCGCGGCCTGAAGGTCGTCTCGGACGAGGGCGCGCTGGGCACGGCGGTCGACGAGGCCATCGCGGGCAACGCGGCGATCGCCGACAAGATCCGCGGCGGAAAGGTCGCCGCCGCCGGCGCCCTGGTCGGCGCGGTCATGAAGGCCACCCGTGGCCAGGCCGACGCCGCGCGGGTGCGTGAACTGATCCTGGAGAAGCTCGGCGTCGAGGGCTGA